The genomic region aagagacggtctctcaataagttTGTTGAGAGactattttataattttaagaaaaagtagtattaaaggtaataaaataggtacaaatcatgattaaggATAAAAttggtacatttattatgtaaacagGTACAAAATTATTATGTCACGATCAATAACTCCAAAAGaatcacgaaatacaaataaaagggtacataAGACTGGTCTCTCTCTCCCACGTTTTAGTGTACAAAGATATACTATCTTGTACCTATTTGTCCACACTTTCTAACGAGTTGAGATCATTTATCCCACTTTTATGTCTTCAGCTAGTCTTGTTTGTGACGggttaatcccgtcacaagcttgtgacctcttaCAAAAAGGGAGatgggacaaggtggggcacccccatgtgcttcccactcacctcttaaTGGACATTTTAtgagagaaaacggtatccgtcacaagcttatgacggatatcgcccgtcttcaatgaaatTTTGTGTTGTATATAAGTGTGAGACAGAACAATCGATCTCGTTTTCTATTTTGTAGTTACTCACCATGGTAACTACAACACCTATTTATCTAATTACCGTGGTTTAACTACAATGCGTTTATATATCGAGTATGTCTATTGAGagattattttataattttaagaaaAGGTGGTACTAAAAGTAATAAATAGGTATAAGtcatgattaaagataaaatgggtacatttattatttaaattggTACAAATTTATCGTGTTACGATCAACTACAAAAAGGTTACGGAATACAAATAAAAGAGTACGAAAAgctggtctctcaataacttattgaaagtccgtctctcccaagttttagtgttaTCTAATATACATACAGAaataataattagtaattcacTATTCACTCTTATccaaaattcaaaatgaaaaaaaaaacatatcaaTTTTGGGTGCACATCAATTTTGTATGAAAAATTGAAGATAAATTCATTAATTTACCCACCTATCCCGCCCAAATtaaagatgaaaactttaattatataaataatgTCATCTTTATTTAATTACTTCCCAAACCAAAAACGGTCCAATTCCTACCCACCtcatttcttcctttttttccctTCATCTCTCATCCACAAATccccactttcctcctattcacaatcaacaacaataattcaACTCTTTGGTAATTCAtcatttctcattttttttttctcatttaattaattattgcATTTCATTGTTATATAACAATCATTTTAATCAGCTGGTCTTACTTGCGACGGTCACAATCTTATAATGTCTCACAAGTCACATCCCTTTTCATTTTTAACATTATTTAGATCAGGTGTGAGTTGTTACAAGCCGTGACCATTACAAGTAAGAATTTGCGCATTTTTTAAGAGGTCTTAGCCATGTAATTAAGATAGAGGTATCATGACAATAGACTACGGGTTCAAATGTCTATAGTGGCCAATTGGCCATGCGCTTCATTTGacgacacaaaaaaaaaaaacgacttgTTACTTCCGCATAGAGTTTCAATCTTTTATATGTAACGTTCTTTAATTTTGCATcccatttaattttttttgtgtttttttttttatatatataactTGGGTTACTTATAAAGTTTCAAtcttttattatttgtttttgttgttaCAGTATACGTAAATAATGGAGTGCATGGGCGTCAAAGCGTTAAAATCAAGTTTTGCGTCGGAAAAAGCCATGAAAAGCGTCAACCAACAAGTTATTTCAGACGATATTTGGTGTGTTACGGGTGATGATTTTATAATTGACGATTTTTTCGACATACCAAATGAAGAAAACACGAATGATgacgataataataatagtaatagtaataataaagaTGACGGATTTTGTTTGGAGGAAGaacaagatgaagaagaagaagaagaaaaatactCTAATTCGAATTCATCGAATTCTTTATCGTCTTCTCATGACCTTGTTGATGATTCCGCTCATTTTTCCGCCCACCTTGCTATTCCGGTAAGGGTAATTTCGTCATTTCAATTCTTTATGTTTGTTACTCCCTCCGtctggtcatttgttgtcttttgattttgacacaaagaccaaggaaagaggagaaccaattactaaatgacacgtggaccaaattgagtatgAATGACCAAATTGTTCATCATCAAATGCAATTCTAAAATAGAAAGTACAATAATTAACTAAGTCACCCAAAATAGAAAAAGATAACAATTGACCATAATAGAGGAAGTATAAATTTAGTGAAATTTATCATCGTCATATTTTTATAATATAAATTGTTAGTATAAGGCTGTTTTACACAATTTTTAAAAATCTTTTTCTTAGTTTTGGTTTTTCATTTAAATTATTCTAGTAATATTTTTTTTCTTCCATTCTACTATATTATTGTTAAACCGTCTCACAAAATAGTAAATACCAACACATATCATACATTCATATATAGTGGAGCGTTGTGGAAAACATGTTCACCTAATTCATATAGTGGAGCCTTATGGAAAACATGTTCACCTCAATTAGGTTAAACAGAGTGACAAAAGTTACTTTAACAGGTgcacgttagaaaaaccgtttGATTAATAACAACTTATTTATTTTGATGGGTGGGTTGTTGACTTGTCGGTGTTTTTCTATTGGTAGGATGATGATATGCAAGAACTCGAATTATGGTCACAATTTATGGACGATTCTGTCCCTGAGCCAAGTCTTCCATTTCCAAAGTCAAGTCTTGATGCTTACTTTAAGAAAACCGGGTTTACAATTGTAAAACCGGTCCAACCGTGTACAAAAGAAAGTGTTGCAAGCGTGTCACGTTTTCCAACAGCGGTCCCGGTTAAAAAAAGGAGCAAACGGCCTAGGGCAACTAGGAACCAGTCATGGTTTACCGGTTCTCACCCAAAATCACCGTCATCAACGTTGTCGTTTGAGTCAACTTCTTTGTTTGCACGTCCGGTTCATGAGATGGGTTTTTGTTACACCTACGGAAAACCGGCTATGAAAAAGACACGGAAGGAAATTATGTCGGTGAATGGTGGGATTGGAGCGGTTCAGAGGAAGTGTAACCATTGTCAAGTGACGAAAACCCCACAATGGCGGGCTGGTCCAAATGGCCCAAAGACATTGTGTAACGCTTGTGGAGTTCGGTTCAAATCAGGTCGGCTTTTTCCAGAGTATAGACCAGCCTGTAGCCCGACATTTTCTAGTGAGGTACATTCTAATAGTCATCGTAAGGTGTTGGAGATGAGGCACAAAAGGGAAATTGTGGAGGCCAAGTCACACGCTGGTTCGACTTAATAGTTTTCGAGTAGTTATAGTTTTCGAGTAGTTAGAGGGCTAAAGCGGCATGGATAACCGAATTTAGTTTAGTTCGGTTTGAATTTAGGATTAGCCCGTTCAACTGTACAATTTTTGAGGCAGACTGCTTACGATGTAAGTTAAATTTAATTAAGTTACTCTTTAGACAAGTTAGTTGTAAAATAGACCGTATGATGTAAGTTAAATTTTTAGCTTAATAATACAGTAATATTTACGATTTTACAAAATTCAAGCTAAGTTTAATCATAGCTAAACTAGTTGTTTAGAACCTTAGACTTTAGCTAAGTGTAACGTTTTAAAATTATTGCATTTTTGATTAATATATAGTGAGTATTTTGCTTAAGCGTCAAAATCAACTTTATTTGGATGGATTGCCGGATTGGTGTATTTGAATTCTCTCTTAGGAATTTAAACGTTAATGCCTCAAGTTAGGCGCCTAATGAACACCCGAAAATTCAAAAGTTTGGTATCTAGCTCTCGATTTTTTTTGTCTTAATCAGGTGTATCCCTACTGATAACTAAACAATCTTCATCGAAATATTAAAGACAAGTTCCTTTATTACAATTTAGTAGGTAAACCTCTTTTAAGTTTaattttttcattcgcaagagtcaggatgAACTCCTGATCATttatttaagagatgagagctcttaccactcacaccaaTAAACTCTAAATATTCAACTCCCTAAATTATTAGAAAGTTGAAAATGTGTGCTAATCAATTGTCTAGTCAATAGGCGCTTCTCTACACAAACAAAACAAAATGGagccaatttttttttgaaatttatgcACTGACCTAAATTCAAAGACCGGAAAAATAAATGTATATTATAGATCGACTTAAGTCCCTTTTTGGACACAAATTGGACTATACCAGATTTTATTATGAAGTTCAATCTGGTATTGAACTGAAAATTAATACTCCATATTTTTTAATTAGTATTCTACAATTATTATCGGACTCAAGTAGCAAGTAAATATCCACTTATCACTATTTCATCAACTAAGGTGCTTACAACTTTAGATAAAAAAAAGCACTACCAAAAAGTATAATTTACGCAAATTTTCATTTAAGAAGGTCAATCTGccttaagtttaagacgggttaaatatataccaaattacataataaattatccagaaaatacaaaaaaaaattatctttATTATTACTGTGTGATACATTTAACCCTTTTTTAAAGTTTAAGATAAATCTTTAACAAGacttgttcaatttttttttttgagcacAAGAGGAGCAAAGTCCTGGCTAATTTATGATTATGTTCATTCATGACTTCAAGAGCCGGGTAGAAAGCAAAGAGGTGCATCCACCATGGTGGCATGGTGGCCTACGTATCATCCAACAAGTAATGTCAAGCACGTACCGACGTACGACGACCTTCTAAATTAATTTCAAAAATGTCAAGTAATGTCAAGCACGTACCGACGTACGACGACCTTCTAAATTAATTTCAAAAATGTCAACCATTCTCATTCCATTATTTTATACGGATACACATACATACATGATAATCATCCACATGCGACTACATTGGAAAATGTATCATTTCTACCTAAAACGATAAGCAAATTCTTATTTTGTTTTCCTGAAataagacggataaaatgttggaATTTTATAAGAGAATGTAACCATTTAATccacaaaatattataattaaaggtgtcactttttaccctgaaaataatgggaaaaataatggtaacatgttataaGAAAATAAGAACATTCTATTGTAAGATGGCAACATGTTTGTCTTATTTCTTATTTGAGACGACAAACAACCCTAAATAACAAGCTATAATTTATTATTAAGGAGTACCCGATTTTTGTCCGAGACTAGTTTATCGTATGTTTCTACTCAAAATTTGAGTCActgctttatctggcccgaggaattGTCCGTATGATTTACAAACGTTTTTGTTCCagaaccccgaaatcccgaaaatcgtgtattatacacttaaatttgagccgtttgagAGCTCGTACCGAGTCATGTTTCTTATACTCCCAGTTTTTCCACCACGTGTATGGGGTCGCTCTATCAGTTACCGTATTCGATTTCAGCCATAGATAACAAGTTATCATCTATTTTTATGGAGTACTCGATTTTCGTCCGAAACTAGTTTATTACATACCGGCAAACCCAACCGTCCTCTCTttcttctcaaaatttgtgtcgctgctttatctgacctgaggaactatCCGTATGTTTTACGAACATTTTTTGTCCCGGGaccccgaaaaccgtgtattatacttaAATGTGAGCCGTTTGGGAGCTCGTACCGGTTTATGTTTCTTTTACTCCCAGTTTATCCACCACGTGTCTAGGGTCGCTTCATCAGTTAacgtattcgatttcagccctaaataacaagctatcatctatttttaaggagtacTCGATTTTCTTCCGAGATTTGTTTATCGCATACCAAGACACTCAAACGTCCTTTGTTTTTTCTTAAAATTTGTGTGGCtactttatcttacccgaggaactcgTCAGTGTGATTTACGAAACTTTTTATCTAGGGACCCCGAAATACCAAAACCctatattatacacttaaatttgagccgtttggaagCTCGTAccagaccatgtttcttttactcCCAAGTTTTTCCGCCACGTGTCTTGGTTTGTTCATCAGTTAccgtattcgatttcagccttaaataacaaAATTATCATGTATTTTTAAGGAGTACATGATTTTCGTCCGAGACTAGTTTATCACATACCGGCATACTCAAACGTCCTCTGTTTcatctcaaaatttgtgtgggtctttatctgacccgaggaactgtcCGTATGATTTACGAACCTTTCTGTCACggaaccccgaaatcccgaaaaccgtgtattatacacttaaatttgagccgtttgggagctCGTAACGGGTGATGTTTCTTTTACTCCTAGTTATTCCACTACGTGTCTGGGGTCGCTTCATCAGATACCGTATTCGATTTTTGACTCTAAATTAAAGTtatcatctatttttaaggagtaccCGATTTTCGTCCGAGATTAATTTATCGCATACAGGCACACCCGAACGTCCTCCGTTTCTTCTCAAGATTTGTGTGGCTGCTTAATTTGACATGAAGAACTGCCCGTATGATTTACGAACCTTTTTGTCCcgagaccccgaaatcccgaaaaccgtgtatttaatTTTGAGTCGTTTGGGTGCTCGTACCAGGTCATGTTTCTTTTACTCCAAGTTT from Silene latifolia isolate original U9 population chromosome 3, ASM4854445v1, whole genome shotgun sequence harbors:
- the LOC141648476 gene encoding GATA transcription factor 4-like, with product MECMGVKALKSSFASEKAMKSVNQQVISDDIWCVTGDDFIIDDFFDIPNEENTNDDDNNNSNSNNKDDGFCLEEEQDEEEEEEKYSNSNSSNSLSSSHDLVDDSAHFSAHLAIPDDDMQELELWSQFMDDSVPEPSLPFPKSSLDAYFKKTGFTIVKPVQPCTKESVASVSRFPTAVPVKKRSKRPRATRNQSWFTGSHPKSPSSTLSFESTSLFARPVHEMGFCYTYGKPAMKKTRKEIMSVNGGIGAVQRKCNHCQVTKTPQWRAGPNGPKTLCNACGVRFKSGRLFPEYRPACSPTFSSEVHSNSHRKVLEMRHKREIVEAKSHAGST